In a genomic window of Chaetodon trifascialis isolate fChaTrf1 chromosome 8, fChaTrf1.hap1, whole genome shotgun sequence:
- the LOC139335179 gene encoding transmembrane protein 198-like: MALYVTEEPGVGLAEVDICTLEINIKYEVIPSIVCSVCFSFGLIYCFFGYRCFKMVMFFSGFMFSSAVVLLLYHKEPMLDTQLGMETKAGIGLGVGVLCGLMTMLVSTMGLVLCGLQLGSLLSLAVLVVAGQFHSLTPVWVPLSAVLAASIVTAVFTLQWQKLFTIIHTSVFGATTVMLCVDYLLGTFMLPDQVYDMLCQVAPRPLCWFNWAITGIWPVMSLMGVLVQWTFTAKGVSHTAAAHKKKKHAKKHRYRESRRRPQTHHRRRPPLLKRYAGDVLAPSYLKSLQERQMGTGSSASSVSTITHTLIDFDFETGSMVPLTAASPVFTV; this comes from the exons ATGGCACTCTATGTTACTGAGGAGCCAGGAGTTGGCTTAGCTGAGGTGGACATATGCACACTTGAGATTAATATCAAGTATGAAGTCATCCCATCTattgtctgctctgtctgcttctcATTCGGCCTCATCTACTGCTTCTTTG GATACCGCTGCTTCAAGATGGTCATGTTCTTCTCTGGCTTCATGTTCAGCTCAGCGGTCGTGCTCCTGCTGTACCACAAAGAGCCGATGTTGGACACCCAGCTGGGCATGGAGACGAAGGCTGGGATCGGCCTGGGCGTGGGTGTGCTCTGCGGGCTGATGACCATGCTGGTGTCCACTATGGGACTCGTCCTGTGCGGCCTCCAGCTGGGGAGCCTGCTCTCCCTCGCCGTCCTGGTGGTTGCCGGACAGTTTCACAGCCTCACTCCAGTGTGGGTGCCTCTCAGTGCCGTACTGGCTGCCAGCATTGTCACTGCTGTCTTCACACTTCAGTGGCAGAAACTGTTCACCATCATCCACACGTCTGTGTTTGGAGCAACCACGGTGATGCTGTGTGTGGATTACCTGCTGGGGACGTTTATGCTGCCGGACCAGGTGTATGATATGCTTTGTCAAGTTGCCCCACGTccactctgctggtttaactggGCGATCACTGGGATTTGGCCTGTTATGAGTCTGATGGGTGTGTTGGTGCAATGGACATTTACTGCCAAAGGAGtatcacacacagcag CTGcacacaaaaagaagaaacacgcCAAGAAGCACAGATATAGAGAGTCGCGGAGAAGACCTCAAACGCACCATCGACGCAGGCCTCCGCTGCTGAAGCGTTACGCTGGGGACGTCCTGGCACCG AGTTATCTGAAGAGCCTCCAGGAGCGTCAGATGGGAACAGGCTCCTCGGCCAGCAGCGTCagcaccatcacacacactctgattgactttgactttgagaCGGGCTCCATGGTGCCTCTGACTGCTGCCTCCCCTGTCTTTACAGTCTGA